The following is a genomic window from Prunus persica cultivar Lovell chromosome G7, Prunus_persica_NCBIv2, whole genome shotgun sequence.
TGTTTGATCTTTCCTGTCATTTGAATAACTAACAATTTGTATATTCACTGGCCCCAATATGAGATTACAGAAAATCAGTGTTCTATTTGGTCTTAAATTAGGATACCGCTGAAGTTTTCAACAATTATATTCTAACCGTTGTAATAATTGACTGGCCCTAATATGAGGTTGCAGATCCTGATGTCTCTCCTGCATCATCTACTCCCCCCAGCATCAACTGGAAAAGGAATCCAGCTGTTGCACCACCATATGAAGCTCCCAAGCCTTCACCACCCATGGACCATAACCCAGCTAAGGGTATAGAAAAATGTTGCATATTTCGTATTGGTTTCTATATGGGAGTTTGTGCTGTCAACCTTCTAATTCTAGGTTGTGTTTTCTGCTGTAGCTCCTTCCGTTCACAAACCTGTGGTATCATCTCCTCCCTTCAGCACCAACTGGAAAAGGGGTCGAATACCAGTTGTTGCACCATCATATGAAGCTCCCAAGCCAGCAATGCCCATGGGCCATACCCCAGCTAAAGGTATTAAAAAACTATATGTTTCATATTAGTTGCTACCTGAAAGTTTGTGTTGTCAAGTTTATAACTCTAGGTTCTGTTTCTGCTGTAGCTCCTGCTGTCCACAAACCCGTGAGACATTATAAGCTTGCTCCTGCACCGTCTGATTCATCCCCTGAACCTCCTTTTGATAAGGGGCATAGTTCTCCTGCATCTTCACCTTCAACGTATAAGAATCATCATGCGAGGAACAAAGTCACCAGTCCTGCTCTTACACCATCGTATCTGGTTTCTCCTTCCACTTCAAAACAGCCAGGTTTAATGTTTCACCTGAACTACATGCGCCTGAATCACATAGATAAAAATACTATTCTGTGGCTTGTCATGTTCTTTTTCATTACTAAATTATCATTTCAATACTTTATACAGGTCCAGTGATCCCACCAGCATCGTTTCAAACAGGCAGGCAAAGACACTATGGTTCTCCACCCCTAAATCCAGGTACCAAAgcattgaatttttgttttgtttggtccCAACACTAAACCTGACTTTTCAATGCTGACACAGTTTCTACATGTCAGGGTCTTCAGTTCCTCCATCTCATTTACCTGTCACTCCGTCATTAAGCCATGTTTCCCCTGCTCCTTCTCCGTCTTTAAAAGATGCACCTCACTATACCAAAAGTAAGAAATGCTCTTGCCTCTGGTTCTCTGTTTTATTGCTGAACTTACTCATTTATCTTATTGTCTACTAAATAGCTTACCTGATAGTTATATGTTTACAATCTTAAGTGCCCCCTAAGCTTTCTCCATCGGGGTCTTCGGCAAAAAGCCCAAAAATGCCACCCCTACCACTTGTTCGAGCAttcccaccaccacctcccaaTGAAGGTATTTaagctaaaatatttatttaccGGTTTACTGGTGTCTCTCCTCTCTTTGTTGGTCCTACGATATTCTTCTTGAAAGTTCAAACTAAAATGTAATGCAgagtttcttcctttttgtaGATTGTTCATCAACTATTTGCACAGATCCCTATACAAATACCCCTCCTGGGTCACCTTGTGGCTGTGTCTTGCCTTTGCAAGTTGGACTGCGACTTAGTGTTGCTCTGTATACCTTCTTCCCCCTGGTTTCAGAGCTAGCCCAGGAAATTGCTGTTGGGGTTTTTATGCAGCAAAGTCAGGTTCGCATTATTGGAGCCAATGCAGCTACCCAGCAACCAGAGAAGACAGTAGCCCTCATTGACTTGGTTCCCCTGGGAGAAAAGTTTGACAACACCACAGCATTTTTGACTTCCCAGAGATTTTGGCATAAACAAGTTGCTATAAAAGCATCCTACTTTGGTGACTATGATGTACTATATGTGCGCTATCCAGGTACAGTATACAATACGTATGCATATACATACTGTAGGCATTTGTATCAATAACATTTATCTTTAAATGAAACTATACATGTATAGGTTTACCCCCATCTCCACCGTCTTCGGATGTTGATGTAATATATGAGGGACCATATCCTGTTAACAACAATAATGGAAGGACGGTAAAGCCCCTCGGGGTTGATGTGCACAAGAGGAGGAATAAAAATGGGCTTAGTGGTGGGATAATTGCTATTATTGCTTTGTCTACCTTTGCAGCAGTTGCTTTATGCTCTGCTGCTGCTTGGGTTTTTCTGTTCAAACATGGAGACCGTGCTTCTGAACCAACAGCAACTCCACAGGCTTTGCTACCTTCTGTTGGCAAACCATCAGGTAATATGAATCCCGCAAATTTAATCAAATTAGGTCAGGTGCACAGGTCAGTCTGTATGGCCTTCCAGGTTCCTTAAGTAGACTCTAATCTTTAAGATGGGCCAGTGGTTAGATTACATTATCATTTCTAATATAGAAaataatgtatatattttgcagGTACTGCTGGGTCTATGATGGAAAGTAGGCACAGTTCCGTGTCATTATCATTTGGATCTAGCATTGCAACATATACAGGATCTGCTAATACTTTTAGTGCAAGTGACATTGAGAGAGCCACTGACAATTTTGACCCTTCAAGAATACTTGGGGAAGGTGGCTTTGGGCGTGTTTATAGTGGTGTTCTTGAAGATGAGACCAAGATTGCTGTCAAAGTTCTAAAAAGAGATGATCAGCAGGGTGGTCGGGAGTTTTTGGCTGAAGTTGAGATGCTTAGTCGCCTTCATCATCGAAATTTGGTCAAGTTGATTGGCATATGCACAGAAGAGCATAGCCGTTCCTTGGTTTATGAGCTCATTCCTAATGGCAGTGTGGAATCTCATTTGCATGGTAGCTTATTTGTCTGTAGTTCTGAGTTTATTGATTGCTGTTCATAATTGTTCCATTCTTAATGAACTTTTTTAATGTTGAAGGATTCTTTTTGACGTAGCTATGCTTCTGTCAATTTTGCTTGATCTTAGGAATTGACAAGGACACTGCTCCACTTAATTGGGCGCACCGCATGAAGATAGCACTTGGTGCTGCTCGGGGTCTGGCATATCTACATGAGGATTCCAGTCCCCGTGTCATACACAGGGATTTCAAAGCcagcaatattttgttggAAGATGATTTTACTCCAAAAGTGTCCGACTTTGGTTTGGCACGGACTGCCATGGATGAGGAAAATAGACACATATCAACCAGGGTCATGGGAACTTTTGggtatgaaattttttcttgcCTCTATTAAGTATTCCAGTTCCTCTAGATCATCCTTTGTTGACTAACCACCACTGCATGTTATATCCTGTGACCTAGAGGAGACTTTTTTAACATCTCTATTATGTCGCAGTGGTGCCTTTAGCAGTTTCTGACATCTTTAAATTCCTAATGATAATATTCAGGTATGTGGCTCCAGAATATGCAATGACTGGGCATCTTCTTGTCAAGAGTGATGTATACAGCTACGGTGTTGTCCTTCTTGAACTCTTAACTGGAAGAAAACCAGTGGACATGTCACAGCCACCTGGTGAAGAAAACCTAGTTGCATGGGCCCGGCCACTCCTCACAAGTAAAGAAGGGTTGGAAGCAATGATAGATCCAAATCTAGGAGATGTCCCATTTGACAGTATTGCTAAAGTGGCAGCTATTGCTTCAATGTGCGTACAACCAGAGGTATCACATCGTCCTTTCATGGGTGAAGTTGTTCAGGCCTTAAAACTGGTGTGCAATGAGTTTGATGAGGCAAAAGAAATAGGTTCAAGGTGTTCTAGCCGAGATGATTTGTCCATCGATGTGGCTGCTGAAGCAAGCACTGCCTCAGGACAGTTGCCAGATACTTTCCAAAGCCAATACTCCATACTTACCTATGATTCCGAGCTTGAGACAGAGAGGGAAGGATCGCTGTTGAAGCTGTTCAGTACGTCAATGAGCATGGGGAGGCAAGATTCTGAATCCTTTAGGAGGCACTCCAGTTCAGGTCCTCTGGGAACAGGAAGGAGTAGGCAGTTCTGGGAGAGACTGAGGAGATCATCCGGGGGCAGCGTGAGTGAGCACGGGTTTTTGTTGAAGTTATGGCAAGGATCCCATTGAATGCTTGCAAAGTTACACGTTTTACGATGATGGGTTACTTGTTTGATCCAATCTCAGATTTCCCATGTAAAAAAGCAGGCATTCACTTCATGTACTGCTGCAGGCAAGAATTCAAGAATGGCCTGCAGGGTGGGAACTGAGATATAAAGCAAGTTGTGCACTTTTGCTGaatggaaatgcaatttgGATCAACCTCAATAAACACATCAGAATGGTAACAGGAGCTACTGAATTGTCAGAGTTGAAGATCAAAATTTTTGGACAGAGGCTACTagaaatcttttctttttttgtaaattcaGTGATAAATTGTGTGTTCAGATCGAGGATGCTCGTTACCAAAATGTACAGAACAATTTGTGCCATAAAATGAATCTATAACATGcatctcttctctttttcgtatatatatatatatatatatatatatatatatcacattgGTTGATGAAATGATAAAAAACATTGaccaaaatttatttaaattagttGATGAAAAAATTCTGTGTTTTTATGTTGATGAATATAAATTtggaacaaattaaaaaagttgGAAAATGCTGATGATATATTTGCTGAAACCAAAACCACTAAACGACATGTCGTTTTTACAGATCAACGGTCCTGATTGCGCCAAAGCCACAAGATTGGTACCGAAGACCCAGCAGATTCTAGTCTCCTGGGTCAAATAGACTGAGAGAGAAggccctctctctttctcgccTAACTCTGCTCTCTGCTTCGATCTGAACAGATCAAAGCCCAAGCTTTCAACAACAGCTTCCAATTCTCTCTCTACTTCACCTCCAACTGCCATGGTAAGTCAAACGCTCGAAAAGCACTtctctttcatttctctgtttcactgattttgcttttgatgttttcaattttatttatttttggttctcAAGGCTCCGAAGCCAATTGCCAGTCCCGTGGCGGTCACGTGGTATCCGACCCTCGCCGTCGTGATGCTTGCCATCGGCCTCATCTTCACCGCTTCCTTCTTCATGTGAGTCCGATCCCCAATAGCTATAtccttttccaattttctctGATTTTCTGTATAGATCTTGTTTTCATAACATTCGAGCCTGCAATTTGTGTTTTTCTCTGCACAATTAATGATCTGATAATGTTTTCAATGCAAAAGAATGCGAATTTCATTTCTGGTTGTAGTTTATATCCTTTGTTTGTGCTTTTCTCAGCAGCCAAACGTAAaaattgtgtatttttttgaGCCTATTGAGAGTGCATTTGTTACAATTCATATTTACTATGTAGAATTGGAACCAGGGTTTGCAGAAATCTCACAAACATAAATAACAATCTGATTTAGCCTTCAACTCAGAGTCTAAAACATGAGCtggagaaaattaaaagaacgAAAGGAATAAAGTTTACTGCTTTATATCCCAATAAATGAAATGCAAATTGAAATTCTAGTCGTTATAATGAAAAGATAGTCTGATTAAAAGCCAGGATAGGAATCTGAAGGACTGAAACATTGGTTAATAACCAATTGAAGATTAAAGAAGggtatattattatatatttagttCAAAAATTTTGGATTTGTGAAGGAACAATGCAGGCAGGGTACTAGCTTTaggttgtaaattgtaatagttTGCGATAGTTCGGAAACTTTTTTCTCATATTATTCTTCGATGAGTCAGCAGCCTGGAAAGACCCTGGGCACTGTTAAACCCTCATGTTTCATCTTGACTAATTGAAGTGAGCAAATGTTTAGCACGATTGATTATTGTTACAAGCCATTGGCCTAGCGTCATCTTTTGTTCTGAATATAGTAGTTGTTAATGGTGGTGTGAATATCTTTTGTAGCTATGAAGCGACCATATCTAGGAAAAGCCGCAGTCTTGCTAAGGAGCTTATAACAGGAACAGTGGCCTCTGTCTTCTTGGTGCGTTTGTAGTCAGAATCCTCTATTATCTACTGATACAATATTAGATTGCTCAATTTTTTTCTGTTGCTAAGAGTCTAATTGTTCTTTTTGGTGTGCAGGGTTTCGGATCCTTGTTCTTACTGCTCGCATCGGGTGTTTATGTCTAAGGCTataaagttttgaaattttgttaacaaaaaaaatcagagaTTTACATGAAGGATATGATATTGTTGACATTGTTAGTTTAAGGTACTCTTACTTGTGTTGTTCTTAAATGAGACAAGTTTGATTAAACTATTTTATGGCATAATGTCTCGAAACGAAGATGTTGAATTGCAATGGTGCTTTAGATTTTTCGTTTTTTCCTTCTTGCATGAGATATAGAGTTCAGTACAAATGCGGTCGGTATTCTTAACCTGCACTGAGGTGGGCAACcccaaacccaaaattcaaaatttgatttttggatttccaCATTAACTTTTAGTCTTTTACCTTTGTATCATTACCATCTAATAGATTGTTTTGGAGCCTCAATCCAACAACAATCGGGTTATATTTAGGTCCATTTTCTGATTGCTCCAGCTATAAACTCAAATAGCTTatacaaaattatcaaagtTTGTCTAATAAGACCACCAATGACAAGTTTTAAGTCACCTTTAAtcaaagattttgaaaaaaggTTCTTATACATTTGGTAAATGTTTTCGCAAATAGACAAGGAGTGGAGTGGCTCCAGTTCCGCACACGTTGCGtgacaacaaaataaagaaaacaactcAGAACCCATTTACACAGTCCTCTGGGTTTCCAATTCAGTCTGCACAGTGGTGGCAATGTTGAATCCAGTATTTGCGTTTgctcttctcttcatcttcttcagaaTCTTGCTCATCAAGTGGATTTACAGTACAACAAGAACACCCCACAAAAACCTGCCTCCTCCCCCAAGGCTCTCCATACTAGGCAACCTCCACCAATTGGACATGCACCCTCGCCGATCCCTGCAACAGCTAGCTAAGCGCCATGGTGAGCTCATGCTGCTTCATCTTGGCATCAGACCAGTGCTCATGGTTTCGTCTGCGGATGCATCTTGAGAGACCATGAAAACAAATGATACAATTTTCTCCAACAAACCCAAGTTGGCAATTTCTGATAGGCTTCTCTATGAAGGGAAAGATGTGTCTACAGCTCCTTATGGTGAGCATTG
Proteins encoded in this region:
- the LOC18770597 gene encoding uncharacterized protein LOC18770597 isoform X2; translated protein: MGVVMPAIFQLVNLCIIGFALAFQGSAGLNLSPSPEPLSVNPPIETAPAPLSHRKSFTSNVPIPALQPNDLHLPPAMPPLMSAPVPQKIKGQVPSLSPSIPEVLPPDDAARPPLSVEGHVPSVPPNNAPPPPSVEGHIPPVPPNNAPPPPSVEGHVPSVPANNAPPPPSVQGHIPSVPPNNAPPSPSVEGHVPPVPPNNAPPSPSVEGHVPPVPPNNAPPSPSVEGRVPSVPSNNAPPPLSVEGHVPPVPPNNAPPPRSVEGHVPPMPPNNAPPSPSVEGHVPPVPPNNAPPPRSVEGHVPPMPPNNAPPSPSVEGHVPPGPPNNAPPPPSVEGHVPPAPPNNAPPPQSVEGHVPSAPPNNAPPPLSVEGHVPPVPPNNAPPPLSVEGHVPSVPPNNASPPLSVQGHVPSVPPTPQTKAPVNKSPISVPVAPVPIATPSRTLPQISPAIHSSTPDTSPLSAHQRHAPENKVPIPEPLAPAPVSSLPRTLGPNPPVMHPSTPNIAPPLLPVPVASPTSKSPQNSPSIHPVTPGESPSTFPDPDVSPASSTPPSINWKRNPAVAPPYEAPKPSPPMDHNPAKAPSVHKPVVSSPPFSTNWKRGRIPVVAPSYEAPKPAMPMGHTPAKAPAVHKPVRHYKLAPAPSDSSPEPPFDKGHSSPASSPSTYKNHHARNKVTSPALTPSYLVSPSTSKQPGPVIPPASFQTGRQRHYGSPPLNPGSSVPPSHLPVTPSLSHVSPAPSPSLKDAPHYTKMPPKLSPSGSSAKSPKMPPLPLVRAFPPPPPNEDCSSTICTDPYTNTPPGSPCGCVLPLQVGLRLSVALYTFFPLVSELAQEIAVGVFMQQSQVRIIGANAATQQPEKTVALIDLVPLGEKFDNTTAFLTSQRFWHKQVAIKASYFGDYDVLYVRYPGLPPSPPSSDVDVIYEGPYPVNNNNGRTVKPLGVDVHKRRNKNGLSGGIIAIIALSTFAAVALCSAAAWVFLFKHGDRASEPTATPQALLPSVGKPSGTAGSMMESRHSSVSLSFGSSIATYTGSANTFSASDIERATDNFDPSRILGEGGFGRVYSGVLEDETKIAVKVLKRDDQQGGREFLAEVEMLSRLHHRNLVKLIGICTEEHSRSLVYELIPNGSVESHLHGIDKDTAPLNWAHRMKIALGAARGLAYLHEDSSPRVIHRDFKASNILLEDDFTPKVSDFGLARTAMDEENRHISTRVMGTFGYVAPEYAMTGHLLVKSDVYSYGVVLLELLTGRKPVDMSQPPGEENLVAWARPLLTSKEGLEAMIDPNLGDVPFDSIAKVAAIASMCVQPEVSHRPFMGEVVQALKLVCNEFDEAKEIGSRCSSRDDLSIDVAAEASTASGQLPDTFQSQYSILTYDSELETEREGSLLKLFSTSMSMGRQDSESFRRHSSSGPLGTGRSRQFWERLRRSSGGSVSEHGFLLKLWQGSH
- the LOC18770597 gene encoding uncharacterized protein LOC18770597 isoform X1, which codes for MGVVMPAIFQLVNLCIIGFALAFQGSAGLNLSPSPEPLSVNPPIETAPAPLSHRKSFTSNVPIPALQPNGSDLHLPPAMPPLMSAPVPQKIKGQVPSLSPSIPEVLPPDDAARPPLSVEGHVPSVPPNNAPPPPSVEGHIPPVPPNNAPPPPSVEGHVPSVPANNAPPPPSVQGHIPSVPPNNAPPSPSVEGHVPPVPPNNAPPSPSVEGHVPPVPPNNAPPSPSVEGRVPSVPSNNAPPPLSVEGHVPPVPPNNAPPPRSVEGHVPPMPPNNAPPSPSVEGHVPPVPPNNAPPPRSVEGHVPPMPPNNAPPSPSVEGHVPPGPPNNAPPPPSVEGHVPPAPPNNAPPPQSVEGHVPSAPPNNAPPPLSVEGHVPPVPPNNAPPPLSVEGHVPSVPPNNASPPLSVQGHVPSVPPTPQTKAPVNKSPISVPVAPVPIATPSRTLPQISPAIHSSTPDTSPLSAHQRHAPENKVPIPEPLAPAPVSSLPRTLGPNPPVMHPSTPNIAPPLLPVPVASPTSKSPQNSPSIHPVTPGESPSTFPDPDVSPASSTPPSINWKRNPAVAPPYEAPKPSPPMDHNPAKAPSVHKPVVSSPPFSTNWKRGRIPVVAPSYEAPKPAMPMGHTPAKAPAVHKPVRHYKLAPAPSDSSPEPPFDKGHSSPASSPSTYKNHHARNKVTSPALTPSYLVSPSTSKQPGPVIPPASFQTGRQRHYGSPPLNPGSSVPPSHLPVTPSLSHVSPAPSPSLKDAPHYTKMPPKLSPSGSSAKSPKMPPLPLVRAFPPPPPNEDCSSTICTDPYTNTPPGSPCGCVLPLQVGLRLSVALYTFFPLVSELAQEIAVGVFMQQSQVRIIGANAATQQPEKTVALIDLVPLGEKFDNTTAFLTSQRFWHKQVAIKASYFGDYDVLYVRYPGLPPSPPSSDVDVIYEGPYPVNNNNGRTVKPLGVDVHKRRNKNGLSGGIIAIIALSTFAAVALCSAAAWVFLFKHGDRASEPTATPQALLPSVGKPSGTAGSMMESRHSSVSLSFGSSIATYTGSANTFSASDIERATDNFDPSRILGEGGFGRVYSGVLEDETKIAVKVLKRDDQQGGREFLAEVEMLSRLHHRNLVKLIGICTEEHSRSLVYELIPNGSVESHLHGIDKDTAPLNWAHRMKIALGAARGLAYLHEDSSPRVIHRDFKASNILLEDDFTPKVSDFGLARTAMDEENRHISTRVMGTFGYVAPEYAMTGHLLVKSDVYSYGVVLLELLTGRKPVDMSQPPGEENLVAWARPLLTSKEGLEAMIDPNLGDVPFDSIAKVAAIASMCVQPEVSHRPFMGEVVQALKLVCNEFDEAKEIGSRCSSRDDLSIDVAAEASTASGQLPDTFQSQYSILTYDSELETEREGSLLKLFSTSMSMGRQDSESFRRHSSSGPLGTGRSRQFWERLRRSSGGSVSEHGFLLKLWQGSH
- the LOC18770462 gene encoding transmembrane protein 258 produces the protein MAPKPIASPVAVTWYPTLAVVMLAIGLIFTASFFIYEATISRKSRSLAKELITGTVASVFLGFGSLFLLLASGVYV